A portion of the Tiliqua scincoides isolate rTilSci1 chromosome 3, rTilSci1.hap2, whole genome shotgun sequence genome contains these proteins:
- the LOC136643947 gene encoding olfactory receptor 52M1-like, translating to MPAAHNACFSPASFSLTGIPQLEAAHAWLSIPFCTMYVIAVVGNGAILSIIKAEPGLHEPMYLFLAMLAVIDLVLSSSTMPKLLSIFWFGNQEIGFHACLFQMFVVHAFATVESGIFVAMAFDRYVAICTPLRHKTILTHSVVARMGLVATLRGFLYISPLPLLVLRYTSYRTNVIAHSYCEHMAVVMLSCEDISVSNVYGMAIGFLVLVLDSLCIGLSYAFIFQAVMRLATVEARLKTFSTCSSHICAILAFYIPIAVSSLTHRFGHTVAPSAHILLADFYLLIPPVLNPVVYAVRTKEIRRKLAKKLSGHR from the coding sequence ATGCCGGCTGCCCACAATGCCTGCTTCAGCCCGGCCTCCTTCTCCCTCACAGGCATCCCCCAGCTGGAAGCAGCCCACGCGTGGCTCTCCATCCCCTTCTGCACCATGTACGTCATCGCTGTGGTGGGGAACGGCGCCATTCTGTCCATCATCAAGGCCGAGCCGGGCCTCCACGAGCCCATGTACCTCTTCCTCGCCATGCTGGCGGTCATAGACCtggtcctctcctcctccaccatgCCCAAACTGCTCAGCATCTTTTGGTTCGGCAACCAAGAAATCGGCTTTCATGCTTGCCTCTTTCAGATGTTCGTCGTTCATGCTTTTGCCACTGTTGAATCTGGCATCTTTGTGGCCATGGCTTTTGACCGCTACGTGGCCATATGCACCCCTCTGAGGCACAAGACCATCTTGACCCACTCTGTTGTGGCCAGGATGGGGCTGGTTGCCACTCTCCGGGGCTTCCTGTATatctcccctctgcccctccTTGTTCTTCGCTATACGTCCTACCGCACCAACGTCATTGCACATTCCTATTGTGAGCACATGGCTGTGGTGATGCTCTCCTGTGAGGACATCTCCGTCAGTAATGTCTATGGCATGGCCATTGGCTTCCTGGTACTTGTCCTGGACTCCCTGTGCATTGGGCTGTCCTATGCCTTCATCTTCCAGGCAGTGATGCGCTTGGCCACCGTGGAGGCCCGTCTCAAAACCTTCAGCACTTGCTCCTCACACATCTGTGCCATCCTGGCCTTCTACATCCCCATCGCGGTTTCTTCCCTGACTCACCGGTTTGGCCACACTGTGGCTCCCTCGGCTCACATCCTGCTGGCTGACTTCTACCTCCTCATCCCACCTGTCTTGAACCCCGTGGTCTACGCTGTCAGGACTAAAGAGATCCGGAGGAAGCTGGCCAAGAAGTTGTCAGGTCACAGGTGA
- the LOC136643946 gene encoding olfactory receptor 52M1-like: MPAAFNACFSPASFSLTGIPQLEAAHTWLSIPFCTMYVIAVVGNGAILSIIKAEPGLHEPMYLFLAMLAVIDLVLSSSTMPKLLSIFWFGNQEIGFHACLFQMFVVHAFATVESGIFVAMAFDRYVAICTPLRHKTILTHSVVARIGLVATLRGFLYISPLPLLVLRYTSYRTNVIAHSYCEHMAVVMLSCEDISVSNIYGVTIGFLVLVLDSLCIGLSYAFIFQAVMRLATVEARLKTFSTCSSHICAILAFYIPIVVSSLIHRFGHTVAPSAHILLANFYLLIPPVLNPMVYAARTKQIQRKLAEMLSWARGGVSVLCKTA; encoded by the coding sequence ATGCCGGCTGCCTTCAATGCCTGCTTCAGCCCGGCCTCCTTCTCCCTCACAGGCATCCCCCAGCTGGAAGCAGCGCACACGTGGCTCTCCATCCCCTTCTGCACCATGTACGTCATCGCTGTGGTGGGGAACGGCGCCATTCTGTCCATCATCAAGGCCGAGCCGGGCCTCCACGAGCCCATGTACCTCTTCCTCGCCATGCTGGCGGTCATAGACCtggtcctctcctcctccaccatgCCCAAACTGCTCAGCATCTTTTGGTTCGGCAACCAAGAAATCGGCTTTCACGCTTGCCTCTTTCAGATGTTTGTCGTTCACGCTTTTGCCACTGTTGAATCCGGCATCTTTGTGGCCATGGCTTTTGACCGCTACGTGGCCATATGCACCCCTCTGAGGCACAAGACCATCTTGACCCACTCTGTTGTGGCCAGGATTGGGCTGGTTGCCACTCTCCGGGGCTTCCTGTATatctcccctctgcccctccTTGTTCTTCGCTATACGTCCTACCGCACCAATGTCATTGCGCATTCCTATTGTGAACACATGGCTGTGGTGATGCTCTCCTGTGAGGACATCTCCGTCAGTAACATCTACGGTGTGACCATTGGCTTCCTGGTACTTGTCCTGGACTCCCTGTGCATTGGGCTGTCCTATGCCTTCATCTTCCAGGCAGTGATGCGCTTGGCCACCGTGGAGGCCCGTCTCAAAACCTTCAGCACTTGCTCCTCACACATCTGTGCCATCCTGGCCTTCTACATCCCCATTGTTGTTTCCTCACTGATTCACCGGTTTGGCCACACTGTGGCTCCCTCGGCTCACATCCTGCTGGCTAACTTCTACCTCCTCATCCCACCTGTCTTGAACCCCATGGTCTACGCTGCCAGGACCAAACAGATCCAGAGGAAATTGGCAGAGATGCTATCTTGGGCCAGAGGTGGAGTCAGCGTCTTGTGTAAAACTGCTTAG
- the LOC136643943 gene encoding olfactory receptor 52I1-like — MPLENSSSSHSAFFLAGIPSLEAAHSWLGILFCSMYIVAVLGNGALLLTIRLVPTLHHPMFYFLGMLGVIDLVMTTSLVPKMLSIFWMGAPKIDFADCFVQMFLIHSMTAMESGVLLAMAFDRYIAICCPLRYEAILTPQRVAQIALAILIRGIVFMAPLTWMVRRLPYCASKVIQHSYCEHMAVMKLACTDPTASRIYNLMGSTLIVGTDTAFITVSYGLILRAVMKLTQKTEQLKSFSTCSSHLCVLSLYYLPGMASIYIQCFPQGVPPPVQVLLANLYLILPPMLNPIIYSIQMKQVRDALQKVFPFLRELVGSPTGHFGWQGGPS, encoded by the coding sequence ATGCCTTTGGAGAACTCCAGCTCCAGCCACTCTGCCTTCTTCTTGGCTGGCATTCCCAGCCTGGAGGCCGCCCATTCCTGGCTGGGCATCCTGTTCTGCTCAATGTATATTGTGGCAGTCTTGGGAAATGGTGCTCTCCTGCTCACCATCCGACTAGTCCCCACCTTGCACCATCCCATGTTCTACTTCCTGGGCATGCTGGGAGTTATTGACCTGGTTATGACCACATCTCTGGTACCCAAGATGCTCAGCATTTTCTGGATGGGGGCTCCAAAGATTGACTTTGCTGATTGCTTTGTCCAGATGTTTCTGATCCATTCGATGACGGCTATGGAATCAGGGGTCTTGCTAGCCATGGCCTTTGACCGATACATCGCCATCTGCTGCCCGCTGCGATACGAGGCTATCTTGACACCCCAAAGGGTGGCCCAGATAGCACTGGCCATTCTGATAAGAGGAATCGTTTTCATGGCACCTTTAACCTGGATGGTGAGACGCTTGCCGTATTGTGCTTCCAAAGTGATTCAGCATTCCTACTGCGAGCACATGGCGGTCATGAAACTGGCCTGTACAGATCCCACTGCAAGCCGCATCTACAACTTGATGGGATCCACCCTGATAGTAGGGACTGACACGGCCTTCATCACTGTGTCTTATGGGCTGATCCTCAGAGCGGTGATGAAACTGACCCAGAAGACAGAGCAGCTCAAGTCCTTCAGCACCTGCAGCTCTCACCTCTGTGTCTTGTCGCTGTACTACCTGCCAGGCATGGCATCCATTTACATCCAGTGCTTTCCTCAGGGTGTGCCACCACCTGTCCAGGTCCTGCTGGCAAACCTCTACCTCATCCTCCCGCCCATGTTGAACCCCATCATTTACAGCATCCAGATGAAGCAGGTGCGAGACGCACTGCAAAAGGTATTTCCCTTCCTCAGGGAGCTTGTGGGAAGCCCCACAGGCCACTTCGGGTGGCAGGGAGGCCCTTCTTGA